The following proteins are co-located in the Parafrankia discariae genome:
- a CDS encoding peptidoglycan D,D-transpeptidase FtsI family protein, with product MNTPVRKVALACMVLFAALLVNANWVQVGQVGRLKAEPTNARQVTDRLERQRGGIIAGETVLATSVPVDDEYKYQRQYPNGPLYANLTGYYTLFTTAGLERSENAFLSGDDDRLLASRVTDLFTGESRRGGTVVTTIDPHVQQVAMDALDGRRGAVVALDPSTGAILAMVTTPSFDPNAMATHDAAAATDAYQQLSTNADQPLLNRAAQQTYPPGSTFKLITAAAALARGTEPDTRVSAPDELTLPQSTTVLPNFGGERCGDGRTDTLTHALTISCNTAFAQLGIDMGDDVLRAQAEAFGFNSTIEDFPLQQARSVFPSDLDGAQTAQSAIGQFDVRVTPLQMAEVVAAIGNGGVRMKPYLVSELRGPDLKRLDHTEPTELNKPISPEVAAKLTTMMESVVTSGSGRNARIDGVDVAGKTGTAEHGDGEPPHTWFVGFAPASAPKVAVAVIVEDGGGEFATGGAVAAPVAKEVMQAALDTQR from the coding sequence GTGAACACCCCGGTCCGCAAGGTCGCCCTCGCCTGCATGGTGCTGTTCGCGGCCCTGCTGGTGAACGCCAACTGGGTGCAGGTGGGCCAGGTGGGCCGGCTCAAGGCCGAGCCGACGAACGCCCGGCAGGTCACCGACCGCCTCGAGCGCCAGCGCGGCGGCATCATCGCCGGCGAGACCGTGCTGGCCACGTCCGTGCCGGTCGACGACGAGTACAAGTACCAGCGGCAGTACCCGAACGGGCCGCTCTATGCCAATTTGACCGGCTACTACACGTTGTTCACCACCGCCGGCCTGGAGCGTTCCGAGAACGCCTTCCTCTCCGGGGACGACGACCGGCTGCTCGCCAGCCGGGTCACCGACCTGTTCACCGGGGAGTCGCGACGCGGCGGCACGGTCGTCACGACCATCGACCCGCACGTCCAGCAGGTGGCCATGGACGCGCTCGACGGCCGGCGGGGCGCCGTCGTCGCGCTCGACCCGTCCACCGGGGCGATCCTGGCGATGGTGACGACCCCGTCGTTCGACCCGAACGCGATGGCGACCCACGACGCCGCGGCGGCGACCGACGCCTACCAGCAGCTGTCCACGAACGCCGACCAGCCGCTGCTCAACCGTGCCGCGCAGCAGACCTATCCGCCGGGCTCGACCTTCAAGCTGATCACCGCCGCGGCGGCGCTCGCCCGTGGCACCGAGCCGGACACCCGGGTCTCCGCGCCGGACGAGCTCACCCTCCCGCAGAGCACCACAGTGCTACCCAACTTCGGGGGGGAACGCTGCGGGGACGGTCGGACCGATACCCTGACCCACGCGTTGACCATCTCCTGCAACACAGCGTTCGCCCAGCTCGGAATCGATATGGGCGACGACGTCCTCCGTGCCCAGGCGGAGGCGTTCGGTTTCAACTCGACGATCGAGGACTTCCCGCTCCAGCAGGCCCGCAGCGTCTTCCCGTCCGACCTAGACGGCGCGCAGACCGCGCAGTCGGCGATCGGCCAGTTCGACGTCCGGGTCACCCCGTTGCAGATGGCGGAGGTGGTGGCGGCGATCGGCAACGGGGGTGTCCGGATGAAGCCCTATCTCGTCTCCGAACTGCGCGGGCCGGATCTCAAACGGCTCGACCACACCGAACCGACGGAACTCAACAAGCCCATCTCACCCGAGGTCGCCGCCAAGCTCACGACGATGATGGAGAGCGTCGTGACGTCGGGTAGCGGCCGCAACGCCCGGATCGACGGAGTGGACGTCGCCGGCAAGACGGGCACCGCCGAGCACGGTGACGGCGAACCGCCGCACACCTGGTTCGTCGGCTTCGCTCCCGCCAGCGCGCCGAAGGTCGCGGTGGCGGTGATCGTCGAGGACGGCGGCGGCGAGTTCGCCACCGGCGGCGCCGTCGCAGCACCCGTTGCCAAGGAAGTCATGCAGGCCGCATTGGACACGCAACGATGA
- a CDS encoding FtsW/RodA/SpoVE family cell cycle protein, with amino-acid sequence MTLPPLRRPRSADLTATFAGFPLPSGLELPPYRRRELFLLGYAGVLATGALAALTLAHDGTIGFQVFTYGLGFFSLWALGHLAVRRFAPAADPVLLPVVAALNGIGLVMIYRLDLAKADSARRAGNPIPTGAAQTQLVWTLLAIVVFVLVLAVVRDHRDLSRYAYTLGLAGLVFLVLPIAPGIGATINGARLWLQVGPFSFQPSEVSKIALMIFFAAYLENKRDVLSLASRSFLGMKIPRARDLGPVLVAWLASLGVLVVQKDLGSSLLFFGMFLVILYVATQRASWVAIGMCLFMLGAVVAHSLFGHVQVRVDGWLHAFDGNNPSNTSYQLVQGLYGFAAGGLTGTGIGQGSPQRVPFANTDFIMASLGEEFGLTGVMAILLLYALVAARGIRAALGAKDPFGKLLATGLSATVALQVFVQVGGVMRLIPLTGLTLPFVSYGGSSIVANAAIIALLLRISDAARRLEEPVPDAPLFDPNAVADSPTQVVKTT; translated from the coding sequence ATGACCCTCCCCCCGCTGCGCCGACCGAGGTCGGCGGACCTGACGGCGACGTTCGCCGGCTTCCCGCTGCCGAGCGGGCTCGAACTGCCGCCGTACCGCCGTCGCGAGCTGTTCCTGCTCGGCTACGCCGGCGTTCTGGCGACGGGCGCGCTGGCCGCGCTGACGCTGGCTCATGACGGCACGATCGGCTTCCAGGTCTTCACCTACGGTCTCGGTTTCTTCTCACTGTGGGCGCTGGGTCATCTGGCGGTCCGCCGGTTCGCGCCGGCGGCCGACCCGGTGCTGCTCCCGGTGGTGGCGGCGCTCAACGGGATCGGCCTGGTCATGATCTACCGGCTGGACCTGGCGAAGGCCGACAGCGCGCGGCGCGCCGGCAATCCGATCCCGACCGGGGCCGCGCAGACCCAGCTCGTCTGGACCCTGCTGGCGATCGTGGTGTTCGTGCTGGTCCTGGCGGTCGTGCGCGATCACCGGGATCTCTCCCGCTACGCCTACACGCTGGGCCTGGCCGGCCTGGTCTTCCTGGTCCTGCCGATCGCGCCCGGTATCGGGGCCACCATCAACGGGGCCCGGCTGTGGCTGCAGGTCGGGCCGTTCTCGTTCCAGCCCAGCGAGGTCTCGAAGATCGCCCTGATGATCTTCTTCGCCGCCTACCTGGAGAACAAGCGGGACGTCCTCTCCCTGGCGTCGCGGTCCTTCCTCGGCATGAAGATCCCGCGGGCCCGTGACCTCGGGCCGGTGCTCGTGGCGTGGCTGGCCAGCCTGGGCGTCCTGGTGGTGCAGAAGGACCTCGGCTCGTCCCTGCTGTTCTTCGGGATGTTCCTGGTCATCCTTTACGTGGCGACGCAGCGCGCGTCCTGGGTCGCGATCGGCATGTGCCTGTTCATGCTCGGCGCCGTGGTGGCGCACAGCCTGTTCGGCCACGTCCAGGTCCGGGTCGACGGCTGGCTGCACGCCTTCGACGGCAACAACCCGTCGAACACGTCGTACCAGCTCGTTCAGGGCCTCTACGGATTCGCCGCCGGGGGCCTGACCGGCACGGGGATCGGCCAGGGCAGCCCGCAGCGGGTCCCGTTCGCCAACACCGACTTCATCATGGCCAGCCTGGGCGAGGAGTTCGGGCTGACCGGCGTGATGGCGATCCTGCTGCTGTACGCGCTCGTGGCGGCCCGCGGCATCCGGGCGGCGCTCGGCGCCAAGGACCCGTTCGGCAAGCTGCTGGCGACCGGTCTCTCCGCGACCGTCGCGCTGCAGGTGTTCGTGCAGGTCGGGGGCGTGATGCGACTCATCCCGCTGACCGGACTCACGCTGCCGTTCGTCTCCTACGGCGGTTCGTCCATCGTCGCGAACGCCGCCATCATCGCGCTGCTGCTGCGGATCAGCGACGCCGCGCGCCGGCTGGAGGAACCCGTCCCGGACGCGCCGCTGTTCGACCCGAACGCCGTGGCGGACAGTCCCACCCAGGTGGTGAAGACCACGTGA
- a CDS encoding PP2C family protein-serine/threonine phosphatase: protein MSLRLHFAVRSDVGHVREGNEDSAYAGARLLAVADGMGGHAAGEVASSTVISRLAELDEHLDATDLLEELSDAVRDANRRLRDMALENSSLDGMGTTVTAMLSSGEHLGLLHVGDSRAYLLRDGVLTQITHDHTLVQDLVDQGRITPEQANTHPQRSLLMRALDGREVEPDVSMRQAVDGDRYLLCTDGLSGVVSEETILEALLLPAPQDVVDRLVELALKGGGPDNITVVVADVVDDELDDDDPLVAGAAAEKRVVPGAAAARTGPNPRNTDSESAAAKAARIGRTGFHRRGSGDRHDDPDDDPERGTAHGGRRRLFMSTVVLVLVVAGAAAGWTYVRGQYYVGVDDDHVAVFQGLKGSIAGISLSTVRSRHQLLSEVNEPFQATVRDGIEADDLADAQRIAADLPTTASAASSDDTEPTTPPTREPDAKTSRSDPIPSVNPTCLGAVTGAAPPVGCPGAVVTPSP, encoded by the coding sequence GTGAGCCTCAGGCTTCACTTCGCCGTCCGCTCGGATGTCGGGCACGTCCGAGAAGGGAACGAGGACTCCGCCTACGCGGGAGCCCGCCTGCTCGCCGTGGCCGACGGCATGGGCGGCCATGCCGCCGGGGAGGTCGCGAGCTCGACCGTCATCTCCCGGCTGGCCGAGCTCGACGAGCACCTCGACGCGACAGACCTGCTCGAGGAGCTGTCCGACGCCGTACGGGACGCCAACCGCCGCCTGCGTGACATGGCGCTGGAGAACAGTTCCCTGGACGGCATGGGCACCACGGTGACCGCGATGCTGTCCTCCGGGGAGCATCTCGGCCTGCTGCACGTGGGCGACTCCCGCGCGTATCTGCTGCGCGACGGCGTGCTGACGCAGATCACCCATGACCACACCCTCGTCCAGGACCTGGTCGACCAGGGCCGGATCACCCCGGAGCAGGCGAACACCCATCCGCAGCGGTCGCTGCTGATGCGGGCGCTCGACGGCCGCGAGGTCGAGCCGGACGTCTCGATGCGCCAGGCCGTCGACGGGGACCGCTACCTCCTGTGCACCGACGGCCTGTCCGGGGTGGTCAGCGAGGAGACGATCCTGGAGGCGCTGCTGCTACCGGCGCCGCAGGACGTGGTGGACCGCCTGGTCGAGCTCGCCCTCAAGGGCGGCGGCCCGGACAACATCACGGTGGTGGTCGCGGACGTCGTCGACGACGAGCTCGACGACGACGACCCGCTCGTGGCGGGCGCGGCCGCGGAGAAGCGCGTGGTGCCCGGGGCGGCGGCTGCCCGCACCGGGCCCAACCCGCGCAACACCGACTCCGAGTCGGCGGCGGCGAAGGCGGCCCGGATCGGCCGGACGGGTTTTCACCGCCGGGGCTCCGGCGACCGCCACGACGATCCCGACGACGACCCCGAACGAGGCACGGCCCACGGCGGCCGGCGCCGGCTGTTCATGTCGACGGTCGTGCTCGTCCTGGTGGTCGCCGGCGCGGCAGCCGGCTGGACGTACGTGCGCGGCCAGTACTACGTGGGCGTCGACGACGATCACGTGGCGGTCTTCCAGGGGTTGAAGGGGAGCATCGCGGGCATCTCGCTCTCGACGGTGCGTTCCCGCCACCAGCTCCTGTCCGAGGTCAACGAGCCCTTCCAGGCGACGGTGCGCGACGGCATCGAGGCCGACGACCTCGCCGACGCCCAGCGCATCGCGGCCGACCTGCCCACAACGGCCTCGGCCGCGTCGTCCGACGACACCGAGCCGACCACGCCTCCCACCCGGGAACCGGACGCGAAGACGTCCAGGTCGGATCCGATCCCGAGCGTCAACCCCACGTGCCTGGGCGCGGTCACCGGCGCCGCGCCGCCGGTGGGCTGCCCCGGGGCGGTCGTGACGCCGTCCCCGTGA
- a CDS encoding FHA domain-containing protein FhaB/FipA yields the protein MDPTAPSELVLLLVKIGFLALLWGFVLVAVRAVRLDMFGPTKRQQRRQPVVARAPSPAAGGRPERVRSPRQSPRPAPAQPTNPAPSRLVVTKGHLAGTTIPLGPEAITIGRAPDSTLVLEDDFASGRHARLVPHDGQWFVEDLGSTNGTFLNRTKVTSPMPVPLGAPVRIGKTVLELHR from the coding sequence ATGGATCCGACCGCGCCGAGCGAGCTCGTCCTGCTGCTGGTGAAAATCGGCTTCCTGGCTCTGCTCTGGGGGTTCGTCCTGGTGGCCGTCCGAGCTGTCCGGCTGGACATGTTCGGGCCGACCAAGCGCCAGCAGCGACGCCAGCCGGTGGTCGCGCGGGCGCCGTCCCCGGCCGCCGGGGGGCGCCCCGAACGGGTCAGATCGCCGCGCCAGAGCCCACGCCCAGCCCCCGCGCAGCCCACCAACCCGGCTCCGAGCCGGCTCGTGGTCACAAAGGGGCATCTTGCCGGCACAACAATCCCACTGGGTCCCGAGGCAATCACCATCGGACGGGCACCGGACTCGACTCTGGTCCTCGAGGATGACTTCGCGTCAGGACGGCATGCGAGACTCGTTCCTCACGACGGACAGTGGTTCGTCGAGGACCTCGGCTCGACCAATGGCACATTCCTCAACCGCACGAAGGTGACGAGTCCCATGCCGGTACCTCTCGGCGCGCCGGTCAGGATCGGGAAGACGGTCCTGGAGCTTCACCGGTGA
- a CDS encoding FhaA domain-containing protein: MGVLQRFERRLGGLVEGAFAKVFKGGVEPVEIASALARETDDRRANSSNRVLVPNEFAVELAGGDFARLAPYTRALCDELAEMVREHAAEQRYTFVGPVTVRLAEAADLDIGVFRIRSSVASADPAVVGGRRPRPRPAAPGTPHLLITTRAPGGSGSGEREYPLDAETTVIGRSVECDIRLNDTGVSRRHGEIRRLPDGQFLYVDAGSTNGSLVNGRAATQVKLVSGDRIELGTAVVEFRREEARGATGPRGPRTPVPARSAPPPGRPTPPPADHRTPPPFDPRQPTPSTRRGTPPPDDRYARPDPGGPGGREPGYRDRPGRDPRDGDYREGPSPRFRDGPPARPGDDYQPDSYREGPAPRFRDEPGARATPPDGGYREGPAARFRDEPPGRPPAGRPDTYREGPAPRFRDDGAPPRGRPGPTPPPDARHGGERGDGGRRAPGPGREPEYGRPARPDPARGYRGEPPRAGGGGGGGPADEMYRSPTDPRQRPPGRADDGLEALEPLDGFDDAETRLPSRAANHPGDDRRRRGW; encoded by the coding sequence ATGGGCGTGCTGCAGCGCTTCGAACGGCGCCTTGGCGGCCTCGTCGAGGGCGCGTTCGCGAAGGTCTTCAAAGGCGGGGTCGAACCCGTCGAGATCGCCAGCGCCCTGGCTCGGGAGACCGACGACCGGCGTGCGAACAGCTCGAACCGTGTCCTGGTCCCGAACGAGTTCGCCGTCGAGCTGGCCGGTGGCGACTTCGCCCGGCTGGCCCCCTACACCCGGGCGTTGTGCGACGAGCTGGCGGAGATGGTCCGTGAGCACGCGGCGGAGCAGCGTTACACCTTCGTCGGCCCGGTGACTGTCCGGCTGGCGGAGGCCGCCGATCTCGACATCGGTGTCTTCCGGATCCGCAGCAGTGTGGCCTCCGCGGATCCCGCGGTGGTCGGTGGCCGCCGGCCGCGCCCGCGGCCCGCCGCGCCGGGTACCCCGCATCTACTGATCACGACGCGCGCGCCGGGAGGGTCGGGCAGCGGGGAGCGGGAGTACCCGCTGGACGCGGAGACCACGGTGATCGGGCGCAGCGTCGAGTGCGACATCCGGCTGAACGACACCGGTGTCTCACGGCGGCATGGCGAGATCCGCCGCCTGCCGGACGGGCAGTTCCTGTACGTGGATGCCGGTTCCACGAACGGCAGCCTGGTCAACGGGCGCGCGGCGACGCAGGTGAAGCTCGTGAGCGGTGACCGGATCGAGCTGGGCACCGCGGTCGTCGAGTTCCGCCGTGAGGAGGCCCGCGGTGCCACCGGCCCGCGTGGGCCGCGCACGCCGGTCCCGGCCCGTTCGGCACCGCCACCAGGTCGACCGACCCCGCCCCCGGCTGATCACCGCACTCCGCCGCCGTTCGATCCGCGCCAGCCGACTCCGTCGACCCGTCGGGGCACTCCTCCGCCGGACGACCGCTACGCCCGTCCGGATCCGGGCGGCCCGGGTGGTCGCGAGCCCGGCTACCGTGACCGCCCCGGCCGGGATCCGCGTGACGGTGACTACCGCGAGGGGCCTTCCCCGCGTTTCCGCGACGGGCCGCCGGCCCGCCCGGGCGACGACTACCAGCCGGACTCGTACCGCGAGGGACCCGCCCCCCGCTTCCGGGACGAGCCGGGTGCCCGCGCGACCCCGCCTGACGGCGGCTACCGCGAGGGCCCGGCGGCGCGTTTCCGGGATGAGCCACCCGGCCGGCCGCCGGCCGGCCGGCCGGACACCTACCGCGAGGGACCCGCCCCGCGTTTCCGGGATGACGGCGCTCCCCCTCGGGGCCGTCCCGGGCCGACGCCGCCTCCTGACGCCCGCCACGGCGGCGAGCGGGGCGACGGCGGCCGGCGGGCCCCCGGGCCGGGCCGGGAGCCCGAGTACGGTCGCCCGGCCCGGCCCGATCCGGCCCGCGGCTACCGCGGGGAGCCTCCGCGTGCCGGCGGGGGCGGCGGGGGCGGTCCCGCCGACGAGATGTACCGCTCGCCCACCGATCCGCGCCAGCGCCCGCCCGGGCGGGCCGACGACGGTCTCGAGGCGTTGGAGCCGCTCGACGGCTTCGACGACGCCGAGACCCGCCTGCCCAGCCGGGCGGCGAACCATCCCGGCGACGACCGCCGGCGCAGGGGCTGGTAG